The following are encoded together in the Lusitaniella coriacea LEGE 07157 genome:
- a CDS encoding conserved oligomeric Golgi complex subunit 6, producing the protein MQANDFQQRVLEQLDKLSTDVDKLSTDVDKLSTDVDKLSTDVEQTNHKVDGLTQELALTNTRVDTYQKASNQVVNLAFGLIATATITIVVSVLVK; encoded by the coding sequence ATGCAAGCGAATGATTTTCAGCAACGGGTTTTAGAACAGTTGGATAAGCTTTCTACTGATGTGGATAAACTCTCAACAGATGTGGATAAGCTTTCTACTGATGTGGACAAACTCTCGACAGATGTAGAACAAACCAATCATAAAGTTGATGGATTGACGCAGGAATTGGCACTGACAAACACGAGGGTTGATACTTATCAAAAAGCGTCTAACCAAGTTGTGAATTTGGCTTTCGGTTTAATTGCAACGGCGACGATTACGATTGTAGTGTCTGTGTTGGTGAAATAG
- a CDS encoding cysteine desulfurase, producing MTLTQEKTLAATVRPDFPILHQDIHEKPLVYLDNAATSQKPLAVLNALRDYYEGYNANVHRGAHTLSVRATEAYEGARDKVARFVNAASRNEIVFTRNASEAINLVAYSWGLNTLQAGDEIILSVMEHHSNLVPWQTIAQKTGAILKHVRLNEQEEFDLEHFKSLLTEKTKLVAVVHISNTLGCINPIEEIIPLAHSHGAKVLIDACQSAPHLPLDVQGMDCDWLVASGHKMCASTGVGFLYGKLNILQEMPPFLGGGEMIQEVFLDYSTYADLPHKFEAGTPAIGEAIALGAAVDYLSGIGMERIHAYEEELTAYLYQQLSAVPKVRIYGPPATPEGKGRAALCAFNVEGLDASDVATLLDNEGVAIRSGHHCTQPLHRFLGITGSARASLYFYNTREEIDRFIVALKETIAFFSSVLD from the coding sequence ATGACTCTAACTCAAGAAAAAACCCTTGCTGCAACCGTTCGCCCGGACTTCCCAATTTTGCACCAGGACATTCATGAAAAGCCTTTGGTGTATTTGGATAATGCAGCGACATCCCAAAAACCCCTCGCAGTTTTAAATGCCCTGCGGGACTATTACGAAGGCTATAACGCCAACGTTCACCGAGGCGCGCATACCCTAAGCGTTCGGGCAACGGAAGCCTATGAAGGGGCGCGGGATAAGGTGGCGAGGTTTGTCAACGCCGCGTCGCGCAACGAAATTGTATTTACGCGCAATGCCAGCGAAGCGATTAATTTAGTGGCATATAGTTGGGGACTTAATACGTTGCAAGCGGGAGATGAAATTATTCTCTCGGTCATGGAACACCATAGTAACTTAGTTCCTTGGCAAACGATCGCGCAAAAAACTGGAGCAATTCTCAAACACGTTCGCCTCAACGAACAGGAAGAATTTGATTTAGAGCATTTTAAATCTCTGCTCACCGAAAAAACCAAACTCGTTGCTGTCGTTCACATCTCCAATACCTTGGGGTGCATAAATCCTATTGAAGAAATTATCCCCCTCGCCCACAGCCACGGCGCAAAAGTGCTAATTGACGCTTGTCAAAGTGCGCCTCATCTCCCCCTCGACGTGCAGGGGATGGATTGCGATTGGTTGGTGGCATCGGGACATAAAATGTGCGCTTCAACAGGTGTTGGCTTCCTTTATGGAAAATTGAACATTTTGCAGGAAATGCCGCCGTTTTTGGGCGGTGGAGAGATGATTCAAGAGGTTTTCTTGGACTATTCCACCTACGCCGATTTGCCCCATAAATTTGAGGCGGGAACCCCGGCGATTGGGGAAGCGATCGCGCTCGGTGCTGCGGTAGACTATTTGAGTGGAATTGGCATGGAACGGATTCACGCCTACGAGGAAGAATTAACGGCGTATCTCTACCAGCAATTGAGTGCCGTTCCCAAAGTTCGCATTTATGGCCCTCCCGCAACGCCTGAAGGGAAGGGAAGAGCGGCATTGTGCGCTTTTAATGTCGAAGGACTTGATGCTAGCGATGTGGCAACTCTGTTGGATAACGAAGGAGTGGCAATTCGTTCGGGACACCATTGCACGCAACCTTTGCATCGGTTTTTAGGCATTACGGGAAGCGCGCGGGCGAGTCTGTATTTTTATAATACTCGCGAGGAGATCGATCGGTTTATTGTTGCTTTGAAGGAGACAATTGCATTTTTTAGCAGCGTTTTGGATTAA
- a CDS encoding serine/threonine-protein kinase gives MDFPDFAPHGYELHKQLGANPFGGCITYLATHLETQQSVVLKQFQFAQTGSNWSDYSTYQTEIEILQRLEHPNIPHFLDSFATETGFCVVQEYKKADALNLSSSRSLEEVEQIAIALLNVLVYLQNQSPIVIHRDIKPENILVREENGDLEVYLVDFGFARLGGEALAASSMVKGTLGFMPPEQIFGQSLTEASDLYGVGATLICLLAGMKSTEIGELIDEERGCFRLKNRLPKTLNPQFIAWLERMVAPGRDRFVNATTALAALQKIKVRSRGMLGWKWGYWLWRRKGAVACSIIAIGSMIPVALLALPERPKIQRIRAVAGIDKTLQTTRSQYEPYLAKYFDLIESKNCPGCNLADFDLRNADLKGANLKGANLEGTNLQGANLDGAQLQGANLKLANLNEVTLKSANLSATNLQMAQLKKAQLQQANLTKANLSSADLEKANLTQARLDSANLGKVKMKYAVLVEASLKSATLYENNLVYANLEGADLSRSYIGISSELSHTNLKNANLEHTYIEQASFSNANLEGANLKNAYILLPQFRSANLKKANLLGAIIAGDTLDGGKNFKGAIMPDGSKHD, from the coding sequence ATGGATTTTCCAGATTTTGCCCCTCACGGCTACGAACTTCACAAACAATTGGGTGCAAATCCTTTCGGGGGCTGTATTACGTATCTGGCAACACATCTCGAAACGCAACAGTCTGTGGTTCTCAAGCAGTTTCAGTTTGCTCAAACGGGATCGAATTGGTCGGACTATAGCACTTATCAAACAGAGATTGAAATTTTACAGCGATTGGAGCATCCAAACATTCCTCACTTTTTGGATTCTTTTGCAACGGAAACGGGTTTTTGTGTCGTGCAGGAATACAAAAAAGCAGACGCTTTGAACTTATCTTCATCGCGTTCTTTAGAAGAAGTGGAGCAAATCGCGATCGCGCTATTAAATGTTCTAGTTTACCTGCAAAACCAATCGCCCATTGTCATTCATCGGGACATCAAACCGGAAAATATTTTAGTTCGCGAGGAAAATGGCGATCTTGAGGTTTATTTGGTGGATTTTGGCTTTGCCCGGTTGGGCGGGGAAGCGCTGGCTGCAAGTAGCATGGTCAAAGGGACGTTGGGATTTATGCCACCGGAACAGATTTTTGGTCAGTCTCTCACAGAAGCATCGGATTTGTATGGAGTTGGGGCAACGCTAATTTGTTTGCTGGCGGGGATGAAATCGACGGAAATTGGCGAATTAATCGATGAAGAACGGGGCTGTTTTCGTTTAAAAAATCGCTTACCAAAAACGCTGAATCCCCAGTTTATCGCGTGGTTGGAACGAATGGTTGCCCCTGGGCGCGATCGATTTGTCAACGCAACAACGGCTTTGGCGGCGTTACAGAAGATTAAGGTCAGAAGTCGTGGAATGTTGGGATGGAAATGGGGCTATTGGTTGTGGCGGCGCAAGGGAGCAGTTGCGTGCAGTATAATCGCGATCGGCTCGATGATTCCCGTCGCACTCCTCGCCCTTCCCGAACGCCCTAAAATACAGCGCATCAGAGCAGTAGCGGGAATTGACAAAACACTTCAAACCACTCGTTCACAATACGAACCATATCTTGCTAAGTATTTTGATTTGATAGAAAGCAAAAACTGTCCTGGTTGCAATCTCGCTGATTTCGATTTGAGAAATGCCGATCTCAAAGGGGCGAATTTGAAAGGAGCGAATTTAGAAGGAACAAATTTACAGGGTGCAAATTTAGATGGCGCACAACTTCAAGGCGCTAATTTGAAACTCGCCAATCTCAATGAAGTAACACTGAAATCTGCAAACTTGAGCGCAACAAATCTCCAAATGGCGCAACTCAAAAAAGCACAACTTCAGCAGGCGAACTTAACAAAAGCCAACCTGAGCAGTGCAGACTTAGAAAAAGCAAATTTGACTCAAGCTCGATTAGATTCAGCTAATTTAGGGAAGGTCAAAATGAAATATGCAGTGCTAGTAGAGGCAAGTCTAAAATCTGCAACTTTGTATGAAAATAATCTTGTCTATGCCAATCTAGAAGGAGCAGATTTATCGCGAAGCTATATTGGGATATCGTCTGAACTTTCGCACACTAATTTAAAAAATGCAAATTTAGAACATACTTATATTGAACAAGCTTCCTTCTCCAATGCCAATCTAGAGGGAGCTAATTTAAAAAATGCCTATATTTTGTTACCTCAATTTAGAAGTGCAAACTTAAAAAAGGCGAACTTACTGGGCGCTATTATTGCAGGGGATACATTGGATGGTGGAAAGAATTTCAA
- the sufC gene encoding Fe-S cluster assembly ATPase SufC translates to MIQQNSKVILSVRDLTANVEGNPLLKGVNLEVKAGEIHAIMGRNGSGKSTFSKVLAGHPDYEVTGGEILFNGENILDLEPEERALQGIFLAFQYPLEIPGVSNLDFLCVAYNSRRKHQGLEELDAFDFEDLVEEKLAVVQMNPSFLERSVNEGFSGGEKKRNEILQMALLEPTLAILDETDSGLDIDALKVVANGVNQLANPDNATILITHYQRLLDYIEPDFVHVMQNGRIVTSGGKELALELESRGYEFLEPEELAEVKG, encoded by the coding sequence ATGATCCAACAGAACAGTAAAGTTATTTTATCCGTCCGCGATTTAACCGCAAATGTGGAAGGAAATCCCCTCCTCAAAGGCGTAAATTTAGAAGTAAAAGCCGGAGAAATTCACGCAATCATGGGACGGAATGGTTCCGGGAAAAGTACCTTTTCCAAAGTCTTGGCGGGACACCCCGACTACGAGGTGACGGGGGGCGAAATTCTGTTTAACGGCGAAAATATTTTAGACCTCGAACCCGAAGAACGCGCCCTCCAGGGAATTTTCCTCGCCTTTCAATATCCCCTGGAAATTCCGGGAGTGAGCAACCTCGATTTTCTCTGCGTGGCATACAACTCTCGCCGCAAACATCAGGGATTAGAAGAACTCGATGCCTTTGACTTTGAAGACTTAGTTGAAGAAAAATTGGCAGTGGTTCAAATGAATCCCAGTTTCCTGGAACGCAGCGTGAATGAAGGATTTTCTGGGGGAGAGAAAAAGCGCAACGAAATTTTGCAAATGGCTTTGCTAGAACCCACATTAGCCATCCTGGATGAAACCGATTCAGGATTAGATATCGACGCGCTTAAAGTTGTTGCTAATGGGGTGAACCAATTGGCTAACCCCGACAACGCCACGATTTTGATTACCCACTATCAACGCCTCCTCGATTACATCGAACCGGATTTCGTCCACGTCATGCAAAACGGACGGATTGTTACCAGTGGCGGAAAAGAACTCGCCCTTGAATTAGAATCTCGCGGTTACGAATTCCTCGAACCCGAAGAACTCGCGGAGGTGAAGGGATAA
- a CDS encoding DNA polymerase III subunit delta': MFAPLLGQPQAVELLQQAVRQNRIAPAYLFVGSPGIGRQLAAKAFSLLLLGQGIPEKWHAPLQQRLQAGNHPDFLWVQPTYLHQGKRLTVAEAAAAGIERRGAPQIRIEQIREIAQFLSRPPLEAPRAVVAIEEAQTMAEGAANALLKTLEEPGRATLILIAPRTDSLLPTLVSRCQSIPFYPLALEQMRQVLEQEGYAEILDYPEICAIAQGSPGEAIRAWQQYQKISPELLAQLTQPPPNTYRALELAKEINKTLEIENQLWLLDYLQYSYWQQFLKGKISHSPLRQLEQARQSLLCYAQPRLVWEVVLLGLTGSIPFQTIS, translated from the coding sequence ATGTTCGCCCCCCTCCTCGGACAACCCCAAGCCGTCGAACTCCTTCAACAAGCCGTCCGACAAAATCGGATTGCTCCCGCCTATCTTTTTGTCGGTTCTCCCGGTATCGGACGGCAACTCGCGGCAAAAGCCTTCAGCCTCCTTTTGTTAGGTCAAGGGATACCAGAAAAGTGGCACGCGCCCCTACAACAGCGCTTGCAAGCAGGCAATCATCCAGATTTCCTCTGGGTGCAACCCACCTATCTCCATCAGGGCAAGCGTTTGACCGTTGCCGAAGCAGCCGCAGCAGGGATTGAGCGCAGAGGCGCACCCCAAATTCGTATCGAGCAAATTCGAGAGATTGCGCAATTTCTCAGCCGTCCTCCCTTAGAAGCACCCCGCGCAGTAGTGGCGATTGAGGAAGCGCAAACAATGGCAGAAGGGGCAGCAAATGCCCTCCTCAAAACCTTGGAAGAACCGGGACGCGCCACGCTGATTTTAATCGCCCCTAGAACGGATTCTCTGTTACCCACTCTCGTCTCTCGCTGTCAGTCTATTCCCTTTTATCCCTTGGCACTAGAACAGATGCGCCAAGTGTTAGAGCAAGAAGGGTACGCTGAAATTTTAGACTATCCAGAAATTTGCGCGATCGCGCAGGGCAGTCCCGGAGAAGCCATTCGCGCTTGGCAGCAATACCAAAAAATTTCCCCAGAGTTGTTGGCACAATTGACTCAGCCGCCGCCTAATACTTATCGCGCCCTAGAACTTGCCAAAGAAATCAACAAAACTTTAGAAATCGAAAATCAACTGTGGCTCTTAGATTATCTGCAATACTCTTATTGGCAACAATTTTTAAAAGGTAAAATCTCTCACTCTCCCTTGCGCCAACTCGAACAAGCCCGCCAATCCCTCCTCTGTTACGCTCAACCCCGCCTCGTGTGGGAAGTTGTTCTTTTAGGATTAACTGGCTCAATCCCCTTTCAAACAATCTCTTGA
- a CDS encoding serine hydrolase, which yields MTFFRKDDKLEQLGTEVLEAIWSAFPGLTRTQIAMTWIVYDLPAIVNTGGAISPEEFWTHSMRGFSYRGVERIYPASVVKLFYLVAIHEWLERGMVASSKELERAIGDAIADSSNDATSLLVDVLTGTTSGPELPEEPFKTWQNQRNIVNRYFQSLGWQELEGINVNQKTWGDGPYGRERAFLGELMDNRNMLTTDAVAKLLHAIVGGVAVSGARSRDMMALLQRSLQPVELEEGEENQVQGFLGEGLPQTARLWSKAGWTSKVRHDAVYVEIRDRAPFLLVVFIENATYSQDKTLLPYLMKTVLAAQEKLS from the coding sequence ATGACTTTTTTCCGCAAAGACGACAAACTCGAACAACTGGGAACAGAAGTGTTAGAGGCAATATGGTCGGCATTTCCCGGACTGACGCGCACGCAGATTGCGATGACTTGGATTGTTTACGATTTGCCGGCAATTGTGAATACGGGAGGGGCGATTTCCCCGGAAGAGTTTTGGACGCATTCAATGCGGGGTTTTAGCTATCGAGGAGTCGAGCGTATCTATCCGGCGAGTGTGGTCAAATTATTTTATTTGGTGGCAATTCACGAATGGTTAGAACGGGGTATGGTTGCGTCATCGAAAGAGTTGGAGCGAGCGATTGGGGACGCGATCGCGGACTCTAGTAATGATGCCACAAGTTTGCTCGTAGACGTACTGACCGGAACCACAAGCGGCCCAGAATTACCCGAAGAACCCTTCAAAACTTGGCAGAATCAACGCAATATCGTCAATCGCTATTTCCAATCCCTCGGTTGGCAAGAATTGGAAGGAATTAACGTCAACCAAAAAACCTGGGGAGATGGCCCTTATGGTAGAGAACGGGCATTTTTGGGGGAATTGATGGACAATCGCAATATGCTGACAACGGATGCAGTGGCAAAGTTGCTCCACGCAATTGTTGGGGGCGTGGCAGTTTCCGGCGCGCGATCGCGGGATATGATGGCATTACTCCAACGCAGCCTCCAACCCGTCGAACTCGAAGAAGGCGAAGAAAACCAAGTTCAAGGATTTTTGGGGGAAGGATTGCCCCAAACCGCGCGATTGTGGTCGAAGGCAGGATGGACGAGCAAAGTGCGTCACGATGCAGTATATGTTGAAATTCGCGATCGCGCGCCCTTTTTATTGGTAGTATTCATCGAAAATGCAACCTACAGCCAAGATAAAACCTTATTGCCCTACTTAATGAAAACCGTCCTTGCAGCGCAGGAAAAATTGTCATAA
- the sufB gene encoding Fe-S cluster assembly protein SufB, whose protein sequence is MSATTVKTLVNQPYKYGFVTDIEKDTIPRGLSEDVIRLISTKKNEPDFMLEFRLKAYRQWLKMAEPTWPHVNYPPIDYQDIIYYSAPKQKKEKLDSLEDVDPALLETFEKLGIPLSEQKRLSNVAVDAIFDSVSIGTTFKEKLAESGVIFCSISEALQEHPELVQKYLGSVVPTADNYFAALNAAVFSDGSFVFIPKGVECPMELSTYFRINDGDTGQFERTLIIAEEGASVSYLEGCTAPMYDSNQLHAAVVELVALDNANIKYSTVQNWYAGDEEGKGGIYNFVTKRGLCKGVNSKISWTQVETGSAITWKYPSCVLVGDNSVGEFYSIALTNNKQQADTGTKMVHIGRNTRSRIISKGISAGESKNSYRGLVKMSPKAKGARNYSQCDSMLIGDNAEANTFPYIQVENNSAKVEHEASTSKIGEDQLFYFAQRGISSEDAISMLISGFCKDVFNELPMEFAAEADKLLSLKLEGTVG, encoded by the coding sequence ATGAGTGCCACAACAGTCAAAACCCTAGTTAACCAACCCTACAAGTACGGCTTCGTTACAGATATCGAAAAAGATACTATTCCTCGCGGACTCAGCGAGGATGTCATCCGCCTCATCTCCACGAAGAAAAACGAACCCGACTTTATGCTAGAGTTCCGCCTCAAAGCCTATCGCCAATGGCTGAAAATGGCAGAACCCACTTGGCCTCATGTGAACTATCCCCCCATCGACTACCAAGACATCATCTACTACTCCGCTCCCAAACAGAAAAAGGAAAAACTCGACAGCCTTGAAGACGTTGACCCCGCATTGCTAGAAACCTTTGAAAAGTTGGGCATCCCCCTATCAGAACAGAAGCGACTCAGCAACGTTGCCGTCGATGCCATCTTTGATAGCGTCTCTATTGGCACCACCTTCAAAGAAAAACTCGCCGAATCCGGCGTAATCTTCTGTTCCATCTCCGAAGCCCTTCAGGAACACCCCGAACTCGTCCAAAAATACCTCGGTTCCGTCGTTCCCACCGCCGACAACTACTTTGCCGCCCTCAACGCTGCCGTCTTCAGCGATGGTTCCTTCGTCTTCATCCCCAAAGGCGTAGAATGCCCGATGGAACTCTCCACCTACTTCCGCATCAACGACGGCGACACCGGACAATTCGAGCGCACCCTGATTATCGCCGAAGAAGGCGCATCAGTCAGTTACTTGGAAGGTTGCACTGCCCCCATGTACGACAGCAATCAACTCCACGCTGCCGTCGTTGAATTGGTTGCCCTCGACAACGCCAACATCAAATACTCCACCGTCCAAAACTGGTACGCAGGGGACGAAGAGGGGAAAGGCGGCATCTACAACTTCGTCACCAAACGCGGTTTATGCAAAGGCGTTAACTCCAAAATTTCCTGGACGCAAGTTGAAACAGGTTCGGCAATCACCTGGAAATACCCAAGTTGCGTTCTAGTGGGGGACAACTCCGTGGGCGAATTCTACTCCATCGCCCTCACCAACAACAAACAACAAGCCGACACCGGAACCAAGATGGTTCACATCGGCAGAAACACCCGCAGCCGGATTATTTCCAAAGGAATTTCCGCCGGGGAGTCGAAAAACAGCTATCGGGGTTTAGTGAAAATGTCCCCCAAAGCCAAAGGCGCGCGCAACTACTCCCAATGCGACTCCATGCTCATTGGAGACAACGCAGAGGCAAACACATTCCCCTATATCCAAGTAGAGAATAACAGCGCCAAAGTGGAACACGAAGCATCTACTTCTAAAATTGGTGAAGATCAACTTTTTTACTTCGCACAACGTGGAATTTCTTCAGAAGATGCTATCTCGATGTTAATTAGCGGTTTTTGTAAGGACGTGTTCAACGAATTACCAATGGAGTTTGCCGCAGAAGCCGATAAACTATTGAGTCTGAAGTTGGAAGGAACCGTGGGGTAA
- the sufD gene encoding Fe-S cluster assembly protein SufD codes for MAGEVSSHSISNSEQDDSPANRYLRELLRQSEEQKIPMRAENSGLLQELRQRAAYDVAQQQMPTRKDEDWRFTDLSELREIHFLRVQPAKLSPADIAPFVLPEAQQSCIVFVNGVYEPQLSDTSALPSGLFVGNLAQLRVEDSFEAIKYIARQEGSKEVFTALNSTGFPDIAILWAKANAVVEAPIHLLFLTVLGDSPTFCQPRGLVIAEKGSSLTFVEHYAVIAEGCSDTPQNRAYFTNSVMEVFVKENARVNHTRNQRESGDGFHIGKTAVSQEKNSHYTCNAITLGGKLSRHNLDVWQKGKQTETHLNGLTTIGQQQVADTHSAILLAHPHGMTDQLHKCIVDDRARAIFNGKVCVPKDAQLTNAAQLNRNLLLSPRARVDTKPELQITADNVKCTHGATVSQIDSDELFYLQSRGINADDARHLLLDAFAGEILERLPVASLRKALAQCVACRTYD; via the coding sequence ATGGCAGGTGAGGTATCCTCTCATTCCATCTCAAATTCCGAACAGGACGATTCCCCAGCAAATCGCTATTTGCGGGAGTTACTGCGGCAAAGTGAGGAACAAAAAATTCCCATGCGCGCGGAAAATTCGGGTTTGTTGCAAGAATTGCGCCAAAGGGCAGCTTACGACGTAGCACAGCAACAAATGCCCACTCGAAAGGATGAGGATTGGCGCTTTACGGATTTGTCGGAATTGCGAGAAATCCATTTCCTTCGCGTCCAACCCGCCAAACTTTCTCCCGCAGACATTGCACCTTTTGTGCTTCCCGAAGCCCAACAAAGTTGCATCGTGTTCGTAAATGGGGTGTATGAGCCTCAGTTATCCGACACGTCTGCCCTACCTTCAGGCCTTTTCGTGGGTAACCTCGCCCAACTGCGCGTAGAAGATAGTTTTGAAGCGATTAAATATATCGCCCGTCAGGAGGGTAGCAAGGAAGTCTTTACCGCTTTGAATTCGACGGGGTTTCCCGATATTGCGATTCTCTGGGCAAAGGCGAACGCGGTTGTTGAAGCGCCGATTCACCTGCTGTTTCTTACGGTGTTGGGAGATTCTCCAACATTTTGTCAACCGAGAGGGCTAGTTATTGCAGAAAAGGGTTCGAGTTTGACATTTGTCGAGCATTACGCAGTAATTGCTGAAGGGTGTTCCGATACGCCCCAAAACCGCGCTTATTTCACCAATTCCGTGATGGAAGTGTTTGTTAAGGAAAACGCGCGAGTCAATCATACCCGCAATCAACGGGAGTCCGGAGACGGATTTCACATCGGGAAGACGGCAGTTTCTCAAGAGAAAAATAGCCACTACACTTGCAATGCTATTACCTTGGGCGGCAAACTATCGCGACACAATTTAGATGTGTGGCAAAAAGGCAAGCAAACGGAAACCCATCTCAACGGTTTAACCACAATCGGGCAGCAGCAAGTTGCTGATACTCACAGCGCGATTCTTTTGGCTCATCCCCACGGCATGACGGATCAATTGCACAAGTGCATTGTAGACGATCGCGCCCGCGCCATTTTTAACGGTAAAGTCTGCGTCCCCAAAGACGCACAGCTTACTAATGCAGCGCAACTCAACCGCAATTTACTCCTCTCCCCCCGCGCTAGAGTCGATACCAAACCCGAATTGCAAATTACCGCAGATAACGTCAAATGCACCCACGGGGCAACCGTCAGTCAAATTGACTCCGACGAACTGTTTTACCTGCAAAGTCGAGGGATTAATGCTGATGATGCGCGACACCTTCTCCTCGATGCCTTTGCCGGGGAAATCCTAGAGCGCTTGCCCGTGGCATCTTTGCGCAAAGCCCTCGCCCAGTGCGTTGCTTGCCGCACCTACGATTAA
- the sufR gene encoding iron-sulfur cluster biosynthesis transcriptional regulator SufR — protein MTTTHHASTKQDILQYLLKQGKATARELAEALEISPQATRRHLKDLAGEELIEYESVQVGMGRPQHKYYLSRKGRDRFPHRYGEFTVDFLDTLVETVGEEQVDVVLRKQWERKAKEYRDRVGNSSIEKRVGKLVKLRQEEGYMAELHRRNSNEGTEQFIFAEHNCAISEVAESFPRICGLELEMFEAILPDCTVERTHWINDGEHRCGYLIQAK, from the coding sequence ATGACGACGACACATCACGCTTCTACAAAGCAAGATATTCTGCAATATCTTCTCAAACAGGGCAAAGCAACGGCACGGGAGTTAGCCGAGGCGTTAGAGATTAGTCCCCAAGCAACCCGACGACACCTCAAGGATTTGGCAGGGGAGGAATTGATTGAGTACGAATCGGTGCAGGTGGGAATGGGTCGTCCTCAGCACAAATATTATCTTAGTCGGAAAGGGCGCGATCGTTTTCCCCATCGGTATGGGGAGTTTACAGTAGATTTCCTAGATACGTTGGTGGAGACGGTGGGGGAGGAACAGGTGGATGTGGTGCTGCGCAAGCAATGGGAGAGGAAGGCGAAGGAGTACCGCGATCGCGTGGGAAATAGTTCAATAGAGAAAAGAGTGGGAAAATTGGTCAAATTGCGCCAAGAAGAGGGCTATATGGCGGAGTTGCATCGCCGGAATTCTAATGAGGGTACGGAACAGTTTATTTTCGCGGAACACAACTGCGCGATTTCGGAGGTAGCAGAATCGTTTCCGAGGATTTGCGGGTTGGAGTTGGAGATGTTTGAGGCGATTTTGCCCGATTGTACGGTGGAGAGAACGCACTGGATCAATGATGGAGAACATCGCTGCGGATATTTGATTCAGGCAAAGTGA